The sequence below is a genomic window from Cucumis melo cultivar AY chromosome 5, USDA_Cmelo_AY_1.0, whole genome shotgun sequence.
gatatcaaagcttagttctagAGTTCACTAGGCGTTTAGGCAATATAAAAGAACAAACTATACAATATGAATGAATGTAAGTTTAAAGTATAtttacttatctacactagagaaccTATAAAGGGTAATTAAGATGTCTACGAGATGGAgttgtgaactaacttgtataaaAGAAGGGGTGAAGGAAATTCTATGCATTATCAGGCAATTAAGCAATAAAATATCCCTAATGCGATATAATTAGTTAACAAGCTTATGATAAAGGCGAGCACCTATCGGTCTCTTTAAATGCCACACTTGCTAACCTCTCGAGATCTAAATGACCAAGCTAAGTTAAATGAGTTATATCTAGAACACTTCACTTACAAGGCTTATAGAGCTTCTTTTTTAAGGCTTGAAAACCTCTCGACACCCCAtatacccacacttgttctcctttcgagacacaaatgatggaagtaGTCTCgtcaaggtggagtttgtctccaaactcttCTCCTTGCATGCGCTGGCCATATCTTTGCTACTTGCCCTCTTGGGTAGTTGGCGATATACACTGGCTAGGTGACGAAAATAGCTCAGCTAATGCGATAAGAAATGTAAGCTAATCTTCTTATCAATAACTTATCATAATTCTTAAACTATAAATAATACAAAGATGGATGAATAGTAAAGAGATGGAAGATTGAAACTGGtataaatatgcaatgtattaaagaatagagGCCTTCGGTCACTGTGAAAAGACTTTAAAAACGGTGGAAAGACTTCTTTCCACCACTCTCTAGGGTCAGGCCCCTTCAGGCACGAACTTGGCCAGTTCacaaacatttgactcttcactCAGATGGTCCCTTTGGGTCCATTCAGACTTCTCTCTCTTGATGATGGAGTTCTTTATATAGGCAAATTTAGGCAGAAAAGATAATCTTCTGAACATGTCAGTACCGAAAGTTGCCTCtgtgtcaagtcacatcaactcaaACTACCACTTTTGTCTTCTAGCGAACCTCTTCTTGCCTACTGATATGGTTTTCTCATCTAGTCTTCGTGCGAGTTTCTCTACGATTTGctagcttcttcttttgttcataatcCTAAAATAAGACACTAAACACAAAGTGAAACATGCATGaaagcttatgtaaagtgtacttccaaatatttataaatttacaacataagttacttgttttgacacatttcttatGTGTTTTGGTttcattattctatctaaaaggctataataacttgatCAGGTCCCATCCTTCTTCATTGTGACATTCGTAGTGCCATCCAGATTGCTCACAATGATGTCTTCCATGAGTGTACGAAGCACATAGAAAACGACTGTCACTTTGTTCGTCATCATCTCTTTAGCAATAACACTTTCCTTTTACGCTCTATTTTTACTACCGAGCAAATAGTAGATATCTTCACCAAAGCCTTACCATCTGGTCGCTTGAGTCAATTAATTATCAAACTCAAGCTGACAGTTATTCTAGCTAccatcttgagtttgagggaagGTATACATGTATATTATACAACAATTATGAGTAGTTACATTCTTTTGCTTATTTACTTGTATTGGCTTATGTATTTTCCCATATACTTAtgtaaaatcaaattataaatatcaataaaatatttttcacaCAAAAACTAACAAGTGCCAGTATTTTAGCAACTATTTGAATTATTCAAACATATCTAATGATAATTAACAAcgaataggattttattttacaTAATATATACTTGtcaaagtatctaaaaatacttcattatttgttttttttttaaaaaaaaaaaatctaacttAAAGAGGGTTAAATTTGTACATTTCTGTagtacttttgttttttttgccCAATGTGGATAGCCATTATCCACTTTCTAAACGAATAGTTGAAGAAATAATGGCTGCCAACtaatgaagttttttttttttttttttttttttttttatctttattgaTGTGTACCAATGAATGAATTCTACTTCTTATTTCAATTTAATAAATTCTTTCttaataattttcaaatttcccttaattcttttataattttttctattCTTCAATACTTTAAAATCCAAGTATCTAAAATTTAACCttgaatataattaatatatttgacGTAAAACAagagttattaacaaagaaaaaTAAGCGTAAAAAACAAGAAATATTTACTAATTATTACTCCAAGTTCATAATAAACCTTTTTACTAATCAAACTCAGTGGAAAATAACATACAATCTCATTCAAATAATATTAGATAATGTGAATTCTCCATTttcttataattaattttaatttattttagttaCTAAATCATATTTTTGTAATAGTTTTCTAGTTCATAAGAAAAATTAGATaggaaaaaaaactattttcgtttaaatttataaaaataatattgtaTTTTGGTTTTGTAGTTTAAGTGTCATCCATTTTCATATTTTGAATAACTCTGAGGCCTTTAGTTATTTGGTaagtttattgttgatttttttaaaaacatagtCAATATTAGTATTTCAAAGTGTATTTAGATAGTGTCTTTTCTCATGTGAAAATTATTAGAAAAGTTACAATTGTACTTTGGTTTAAGATGCATTTGAGATTCAAATAACTAACACATAATTTTATCCTTAATTAAAGTTTGCATTTACAACCATTCTTGACCTAAAATTGGGGGCATAAATGTAATTTTGATACcttttaaaatttagttttataactatttattacatcaaaaattcaaatgaaattatcaAAAGAGAATCTCACACTCTCCTTTTTCTCATTTTTGCTCATTCTCATTCTCTTCTTGGTCTCATCTATCTCCCTTCCAAACCTACTTTgaataaaacaataatatttttgttttaaataatttttgttgaagaaagatTGAGACACATAATGAATTATACTTATTTTGAGAAGACAATAACAAAATATTCTGAAttcaaaaaagggaaaagaacaTAAACTTTTCCATTAAATATCTAAAAGACCAATTAAATATCTTAAAGAGATTCACCCTTTTCCACATCAACATTCAATTATTGATGTTATGAAGAGTCATCTATATAAACCCTCTTCAATATTCTCATTCCTTACACACAAATTCACCACTACAACTTcccaaacaaacaaacaaactatGAACAGCCCTTTACAAGTTTTCAATTCTTACGACCGCCAGTCCGATCTCGAAGCTTTCCACAGTACCAAGTTGGGAGTAAAAGGTTTGGCGGATGCCGGCGTTTCCCAACTCCCAAGAATCTTCTGCCACGACAATCAATCGGCGGCCTCGCTAATCTCTTCCCCTGCAGCTGCGGCGGCGGAGAAATTAGCCGGCGAAACAGAGGCCAAGAATCTAACAATCCCTGTTATCGATCTACAAGACTCTCACAAAAACAGAGCACAAATAATAAACGAAATCAAAGACGCATGCAAGAATTGGGGATTCTTTCAAATCCTCAACCATGGGGTTCCGTTAAGCGTAATGAAAGAGATGATGAACGGAATCCGGCGGTTTCACGAGCAAGGAGACGAAATGAAGAAGGATCTGTACTCGAGAGATTTTCAGAGGAAGATACTTTTCAATACGAATTTCGATTTGTTCAAAGGGGTGTCGACGAATTGGAGGGACACGTTGACGGTGGTGGTGGCACCGCGTGGGGCAGAGGCGGAGGAGATACCGGAAGTATCGAGGGAGGCGGTGGTGGAATTTTCGAGAAGGGTGAAGGAATTGGGAGATATTTTACTTGAATTTTTAGGGGAGGGATTGGGAGTGGGGAGCAATCGGTTGAAGGAAATGGGTTGTGGAGATGGAATGGTAATGTTCTGTCATTACTATCCGGCGTGTCCGCAACCGGAGCTGACATGGGGAACCACAGATCATACGGATAGTAGTTTTTTGACGGTGCTTTTGCAGGATGAGTTGGGTGGACTTCAAGTCCGCCATGGGGATCGTTGGGTTGATGTTCATCCCATCGAAGGAGCTTTTGTCGTTAACATTGGCGATTTCATGCAGGTAACTAAATCCATCTTTTTAAAACCCCACTAATACACTTCAATGCCGACTTCATCCattaaaattaaacatcaaagtaTATTCACCCAAATAATATTTTAACATCAACTTTGAAAACATCATTCCCCTATTAGGATAGTTGACGGAAATGTGTACACGATCGTGCAACCCATACTAAATACAATAATGATTAATGTTTTCAACTTTATCCAACTCAATGAATATGTGTCTTTCACAAATTATATGATCCCAAGGATGTAAATTCTAAAACATAACATTTTTATCAATTCAACAACATTTtattatttggatattgaatgtgaaattttaaaatgcaaaattctattagaaaaataaaacaaatatagaATTTTggattataaatttaatttttttaaaatattaaaataggtattatatgtattaatttatgatattataaattaataattatacaCACATTTTAGTTTTACTTTTGAATctaaaataatgaaacaaaatatttaaaaatatagcaaaatattacgGTCTATAAAAATATTACTACGTACTTAATAATTGTTCTAAAAATTATACCTATTCTAACTATTATAataattgtttatatttaatgaaaaattagaATTAGCTTTATGGTCTATAAGTATATTTTCgaacatattttaaaatttagtttatatttaaatttaattttcgaGTAAGCTATAAAATGCataacataaaatataattttgtatttttttaatatcttattttcaaaattccACTTTTTAATTGCCTACCAAACAAGTCCTCAGCAATTCAtggttttaaaaatatataaaaaattagttATACAAGCTGCATAGCCAACTATCTTGAAATAATTTGACacttgaaattatatatatatatatatatatatatatataataataataataataataataataataataataataataataatttatttaagaTGGATCTTAAAAAATTTAAGATGTTTAATATTCTAAATTACAAATGGTCCCAACTTACTACAAGTGAAATAATATTATTCTTtatataaatgaaaataattcctaaatacaatatataattaattttaaaaataaaaatgaaaataatatatacaGAAAGAAGCATAATCATGGACAATCACTGACAAGATGTTTTGATTATTCTTCATAAGGAAGtgattttaatatatatgttactatatatatatatatatatatatatatatatatatatatattatatttggtTGCAGATGGTGTCAAATGATAGGTTCATAAGTGTGAACCATAGGGTTCTAGCAAACAAGAAAGGGCCAAGAATCTCAGTGGCAAGCTTCTTTAGGTGCAATCTTCCACCAGAAAATGGTTTAGTTTTTGGACCTCTTAAGGAGTTAAGATCAGAGGAAAACCCAGACATTTATAAAGAAACTTCCATCAAAGACTATGTGGCTCATTACTATAACAAAGGCCTCAATGGCATCTCTGCTCTTGAA
It includes:
- the LOC103499407 gene encoding 1-aminocyclopropane-1-carboxylate oxidase homolog 6, whose protein sequence is MKSHLYKPSSIFSFLTHKFTTTTSQTNKQTMNSPLQVFNSYDRQSDLEAFHSTKLGVKGLADAGVSQLPRIFCHDNQSAASLISSPAAAAAEKLAGETEAKNLTIPVIDLQDSHKNRAQIINEIKDACKNWGFFQILNHGVPLSVMKEMMNGIRRFHEQGDEMKKDLYSRDFQRKILFNTNFDLFKGVSTNWRDTLTVVVAPRGAEAEEIPEVSREAVVEFSRRVKELGDILLEFLGEGLGVGSNRLKEMGCGDGMVMFCHYYPACPQPELTWGTTDHTDSSFLTVLLQDELGGLQVRHGDRWVDVHPIEGAFVVNIGDFMQMVSNDRFISVNHRVLANKKGPRISVASFFRCNLPPENGLVFGPLKELRSEENPDIYKETSIKDYVAHYYNKGLNGISALEHFKL